From one Haloplasma contractile SSD-17B genomic stretch:
- the rpsC gene encoding 30S ribosomal protein S3 → MGQKVSPVGLRVGIIKDWESRWYAEKDYANLLHEDIMIREYLENYYKNSAVSSIEIERDKRRVKITIFTAKPGMVIGREGSIKDVAVKHLQKATGKQIYINILEVKRPDLDATLVAQNIAYQLENRASFRRVQKQAIQRTMRAGAKGVKTLISGRLGGAEMARSEGYSEGNVPLQTLRADIDFAIAEAHTTYGKLGVKVWIYKGEVLPTKNGVNKNERSDRPNNNNRRKKRINNKKEGK, encoded by the coding sequence GTGGGTCAAAAAGTTAGTCCAGTAGGTTTGCGTGTTGGTATAATCAAAGACTGGGAATCACGCTGGTATGCGGAAAAAGACTATGCAAACTTATTACATGAAGATATAATGATACGTGAGTATCTAGAAAATTATTATAAAAACTCTGCGGTTTCAAGTATCGAAATCGAACGTGATAAAAGACGAGTAAAAATTACGATATTTACTGCAAAGCCAGGTATGGTGATTGGACGCGAAGGTTCAATTAAAGATGTTGCAGTTAAACATTTACAAAAAGCGACTGGAAAGCAGATCTACATTAACATCTTAGAGGTTAAAAGACCTGACTTAGATGCTACTTTAGTTGCTCAAAACATTGCTTATCAATTAGAAAATCGTGCATCATTCCGTCGTGTTCAAAAACAGGCGATTCAACGTACAATGAGAGCAGGAGCAAAAGGTGTTAAGACGTTAATTTCAGGTCGTTTAGGAGGAGCAGAAATGGCTCGTTCTGAAGGATACAGTGAAGGAAATGTTCCTTTACAAACATTACGTGCTGATATCGACTTTGCAATTGCTGAAGCACATACAACATACGGTAAATTAGGTGTTAAAGTTTGGATCTATAAAGGAGAAGTTCTACCAACTAAAAATGGTGTGAACAAAAACGAAAGATCTGATCGTCCTAATAATAATAACCGTCGTAAGAAAAGAATTAATAACAAGAAGGAGGGGAAATAA
- the rpsJ gene encoding 30S ribosomal protein S10, whose product MANQKIRIRLKAYDHKLIDQSAKKIVESAKKTGATVSGPIPLPTEKQVYTILRAVHKYKDSREQFEMRTHKRLIDIVEPTPQTVDSLIHLEMPSGVEIEIKL is encoded by the coding sequence ATGGCAAATCAAAAAATTAGAATTCGTTTAAAAGCATATGATCATAAACTAATTGATCAATCTGCCAAAAAAATTGTTGAGAGCGCAAAGAAAACAGGTGCTACTGTTTCGGGGCCAATCCCATTACCAACAGAAAAGCAAGTTTACACAATCTTACGTGCTGTTCACAAGTACAAAGATTCTCGTGAACAATTCGAAATGCGTACTCATAAGCGTTTAATTGACATCGTGGAACCTACTCCACAAACTGTTGATTCATTGATTCACCTAGAAATGCCATCAGGTGTAGAAATTGAAATTAAATTATAA
- the tuf gene encoding elongation factor Tu: protein MAKEKFDRSKPHVNIGTIGHVDHGKTTLTAAITAVLSAGGNAKAMAYDEIDGAPEERERGITISTAHVEYQTEERHYAHVDCPGHADYVKNMITGAAQMDGGILVVSAADGPMPQTREHILLSRQVGVPRLVVFLNKCDMVDDEELLELVEMEVRDLLSEYDFPGDDVPVIMGSALGALNGEEQWVEKITELMAAVDEYIPTPERDSDKPFLMPVEDVFSITGRGTVATGRVERGQLNNGDQVEIIGLVDTKTTTVTGIEMFRKLLDYAEAGDNIGALLRGVSREDIERGQVLAKPGTVNPHTKFKAQVYALSKEEGGRHKPFFNNYQPQFYFRTTDVTGTINLPEGVDMVMPGDNIEMVVELQKPIAVEQGTKFSIREGGRTVGAGNVIEIVE, encoded by the coding sequence ATGGCTAAAGAAAAATTTGATCGTTCAAAGCCACATGTTAACATTGGTACAATAGGACACGTTGACCATGGAAAAACTACATTAACAGCTGCAATTACTGCGGTATTATCAGCTGGTGGAAATGCTAAAGCAATGGCATATGATGAAATTGATGGTGCACCTGAAGAGCGTGAACGTGGAATCACAATCTCAACTGCACATGTTGAATACCAAACTGAAGAACGTCACTATGCACACGTTGACTGCCCAGGACATGCTGACTACGTTAAGAACATGATTACTGGTGCTGCACAAATGGATGGTGGAATCCTAGTAGTATCTGCTGCAGATGGACCAATGCCACAAACTCGTGAGCATATCTTATTATCACGTCAGGTAGGAGTACCTCGTCTAGTTGTATTCTTAAACAAATGTGATATGGTAGACGACGAAGAGCTATTAGAATTAGTAGAAATGGAAGTTCGTGACTTATTATCTGAGTATGATTTCCCAGGTGACGATGTTCCTGTAATCATGGGATCAGCTTTAGGAGCATTAAACGGTGAAGAGCAATGGGTAGAAAAAATCACTGAATTAATGGCTGCTGTAGATGAGTATATCCCTACTCCAGAACGTGATTCTGACAAGCCGTTCTTAATGCCAGTTGAGGATGTATTCTCAATTACTGGACGTGGAACAGTTGCTACAGGACGTGTTGAGCGTGGACAATTAAACAATGGTGACCAAGTTGAAATCATTGGTTTAGTTGATACTAAGACAACGACTGTAACTGGAATCGAAATGTTCCGTAAATTATTAGATTACGCTGAAGCAGGAGACAATATTGGAGCTTTATTACGTGGTGTTTCTCGTGAAGATATCGAGCGTGGGCAAGTTTTAGCTAAACCTGGAACTGTTAATCCACACACTAAATTTAAAGCACAAGTTTATGCTTTATCAAAAGAAGAAGGTGGACGTCATAAGCCATTCTTCAATAACTACCAACCTCAGTTCTACTTCCGTACAACTGACGTTACTGGTACAATTAACTTACCAGAAGGTGTTGACATGGTTATGCCTGGAGACAACATTGAAATGGTTGTTGAATTACAAAAGCCAATCGCAGTTGAGCAAGGAACTAAATTCTCAATTCGTGAAGGTGGACGTACAGTAGGTGCAGGTAACGTAATCGAAATTGTGGAGTAA
- the rpsS gene encoding 30S ribosomal protein S19, producing MGRSLKKGPFCDEHLMKKVEEMNKADKKKVIQTWSRRSTIFPEFMGHTIAVYDGRKHVPVYVTEDMVGHKLGEFAPTRTYHGHDKKDKKAKR from the coding sequence ATGGGACGTTCTCTTAAAAAAGGACCTTTTTGTGATGAACACTTAATGAAAAAAGTAGAAGAAATGAACAAAGCTGACAAAAAGAAAGTAATTCAAACATGGTCTCGTCGTTCAACAATTTTCCCTGAATTTATGGGACACACAATTGCTGTGTATGACGGACGTAAACATGTTCCTGTATATGTAACAGAAGATATGGTAGGACATAAATTAGGTGAATTTGCACCTACACGTACTTACCATGGGCATGATAAAAAAGACAAAAAAGCGAAACGATAA
- the rpsG gene encoding 30S ribosomal protein S7: MPRKGKVPKRDVLPDPMYNSKLVSRLINSIMVDGKKGTAQHILYGAFNKIEEKSNTNPIEVFESALENIMPVLEVKARRIGGANYQVPVEVRPERRVTLGLRWLTQYARLRNEKTMEERLANEIIDASNNVGSSVKKREDTHRMAEANKAFAHYRW; this comes from the coding sequence ATGCCTCGTAAGGGTAAAGTACCTAAAAGAGATGTATTACCAGATCCAATGTATAATTCAAAACTTGTTTCACGTTTAATCAATAGTATTATGGTTGACGGGAAAAAGGGAACTGCTCAACATATTTTATATGGAGCATTTAATAAAATAGAAGAAAAATCAAATACTAATCCAATAGAAGTATTTGAAAGTGCACTTGAAAACATTATGCCAGTACTTGAAGTAAAAGCTCGCCGTATCGGTGGTGCGAACTACCAAGTACCAGTTGAGGTTAGACCTGAACGCCGTGTAACTTTAGGGTTACGTTGGTTAACTCAATATGCACGCTTAAGAAATGAAAAAACAATGGAAGAAAGACTTGCTAACGAAATTATTGATGCGTCAAACAATGTAGGATCTTCAGTTAAGAAACGTGAAGATACGCATAGAATGGCTGAAGCAAATAAAGCATTTGCACACTATCGTTGGTAA
- the rplC gene encoding 50S ribosomal protein L3 produces MAKGILGRKVGMTQVFGENGDLIPVTVVEAAPNVVLQKKTADVDGYDSVQLGFADIREKLKTKAEIGHAKKAETGPKRYVKEIRGNEMADFEVGQEVKVDIFEAGDTIDVTGTSKGKGFQGPIKRHNFSTGPMSHGSRYHRGPGSMGPVDPMHVRKGKKLAGHMGSERVTIQNLEIVKVDTDRNLLLVKGNVPGAKKSLVMIKSAIKGNK; encoded by the coding sequence ATGGCCAAAGGAATCTTAGGTAGAAAAGTTGGAATGACACAAGTATTCGGTGAAAATGGTGATTTAATTCCTGTAACTGTTGTTGAAGCAGCGCCAAATGTTGTATTACAAAAGAAAACAGCTGATGTTGATGGATACGATAGTGTTCAATTAGGATTCGCGGACATTCGTGAAAAACTAAAGACAAAAGCGGAAATTGGACATGCTAAAAAAGCAGAAACAGGACCTAAGCGCTACGTAAAAGAAATTCGCGGAAATGAAATGGCGGATTTTGAAGTTGGTCAAGAGGTTAAAGTTGATATCTTTGAAGCAGGAGATACAATTGACGTAACAGGAACTTCTAAAGGAAAAGGTTTCCAAGGACCTATTAAACGTCATAATTTCTCTACAGGACCAATGTCACATGGTTCTAGATATCACAGAGGACCAGGTTCTATGGGACCAGTTGACCCAATGCATGTTCGCAAAGGGAAAAAATTAGCAGGTCACATGGGAAGTGAACGAGTAACGATTCAAAACCTTGAAATCGTAAAAGTGGATACAGACCGTAACTTATTATTAGTTAAAGGGAATGTACCTGGTGCTAAAAAATCATTAGTTATGATCAAGAGCGCTATTAAGGGTAACAAATAA
- the rplD gene encoding 50S ribosomal protein L4 encodes MPKVALFNQSGTQVGDIQLAEEVFGIEPNQQVLYDAVIMQRASLRQGTHKTKTRTEVRGGGRKPWRQKGTGRARQGSIRSPQWRGGGVVFGPTPRSYSYRLNKKVRRLALRSALSTKVNEDSVVVLDSLTFESPKTQEMVQVLKNLVSNEKTLIVTGEENVNVMLSARNIPNAITLPASKINVLDILNYNKLVMTQDAVSKIEEVLA; translated from the coding sequence ATGCCTAAAGTTGCATTATTCAATCAAAGTGGTACGCAAGTTGGTGATATTCAATTAGCGGAAGAAGTATTTGGAATTGAGCCAAATCAACAAGTGTTATACGATGCTGTTATTATGCAAAGAGCATCATTACGTCAAGGAACTCATAAAACAAAAACGCGTACGGAAGTTCGTGGTGGAGGTAGAAAACCTTGGCGTCAAAAAGGAACAGGACGCGCTAGACAAGGATCAATCCGTTCACCTCAATGGCGTGGAGGAGGAGTTGTATTCGGACCTACTCCAAGAAGTTATTCGTACCGTTTAAATAAAAAAGTTCGTCGTTTAGCTTTACGTTCAGCGTTATCAACGAAAGTAAATGAAGATAGCGTTGTTGTTCTTGATTCTTTAACTTTTGAATCTCCTAAAACACAGGAAATGGTTCAAGTATTAAAGAATTTAGTATCAAACGAAAAAACATTAATTGTTACAGGAGAAGAAAATGTGAATGTTATGTTATCAGCACGTAACATCCCGAATGCGATCACATTACCTGCAAGTAAAATTAATGTACTAGATATTTTAAATTATAACAAACTGGTTATGACTCAAGATGCTGTTAGTAAAATTGAGGAGGTGCTTGCATAA
- the rplV gene encoding 50S ribosomal protein L22, which yields MEAKAIAKTVRVAPRKVRLVADLIRGKQVGEAFAILKLTPKKASPIVEKVLKSAIANAEHNLNIDPNQLYIKEAYVNEGPTLKRFRPRAQGRAGLINKRTSHITVVVTEK from the coding sequence ATGGAAGCTAAAGCTATAGCAAAAACAGTTCGTGTTGCTCCTCGTAAAGTAAGACTAGTAGCTGATTTAATTCGAGGGAAGCAGGTTGGAGAAGCATTCGCTATTTTAAAGCTAACTCCTAAGAAGGCCTCTCCTATAGTTGAAAAAGTTCTAAAATCTGCAATTGCAAATGCTGAACATAATTTAAACATAGATCCTAATCAATTATATATAAAAGAAGCCTATGTAAATGAAGGACCTACATTAAAAAGATTCCGTCCTCGCGCACAAGGTCGTGCAGGATTAATAAACAAACGTACAAGTCATATTACAGTTGTAGTGACTGAAAAATAA
- the fusA gene encoding elongation factor G produces MGRDFPLQKTRNIGIMAHIDAGKTTATERILYYTGRIHKIGETHEGASQMDWMEQEQERGITITSAATTCQWNDHRINIIDTPGHVDFTVEVERSLRVLDGAVAVLDAQSGVEPQTETVWRQATTYGVPRVVFVNKMDKIGADFSYSVKTLHDRLRANAHAIQLPIGAEDQFNGIIDLVEMKAYMYNNDLGTEIDIVDVPEEYLEDAKIERESLVESVCETNEELMMKYLEGEEITVDELKAGIRKATCNVEFYPVLCGSAFKNKGVQILLDAVIDYLPAPTDIASITGTLEDGTEVARHADDSEPFSALAFKVATDPFVGKLTFFRVYSGTIEAGSYILNSTKDKRERLGRILQMHANSRQEISQVYAGDIAAAVGLKNTTTGDTLCDQDHVVILESMEFPEPVISVAIEPKSKKDQDKMGIALVKLAEEDPTFRTETDRETGETIISGMGELHLDIIVDRLRREFKVEADVGAPQVSYRETFRQSAEVEGKFVRQSGGRGQYGHVWIRFEPNDQGAGFEFKNEVVGGVVPREYIPSVQKGLEESLDNGVLAGYPLVDIKAAVYDGSYHDVDSSEMAYKIAASMALKNAAKKCNPVILEPLMAVEVVVPEEYLGTVIGDITSRRGRPEGQESRGNALVVKAFVPLSEMFGYATALRSNTQGRGTFTMQFDHYEQVPKSISEEIIKKNA; encoded by the coding sequence ATGGGTAGAGACTTTCCATTACAAAAGACCCGTAATATAGGAATCATGGCTCATATCGATGCAGGTAAAACAACTGCAACTGAGCGTATTCTATATTACACAGGAAGAATCCATAAAATTGGTGAAACACATGAAGGTGCTTCACAGATGGACTGGATGGAGCAAGAGCAAGAACGTGGAATTACAATTACATCTGCGGCAACTACTTGTCAATGGAATGACCATCGTATTAACATCATCGATACACCAGGACACGTAGACTTCACTGTAGAGGTTGAACGTTCACTTCGTGTACTTGATGGTGCTGTAGCCGTACTAGATGCTCAATCTGGAGTTGAACCTCAAACTGAAACAGTTTGGCGTCAAGCTACAACATACGGTGTACCACGTGTAGTATTTGTAAATAAAATGGACAAGATTGGTGCAGACTTTTCTTACTCAGTAAAGACATTGCACGATCGTCTACGTGCTAATGCACATGCTATTCAGTTACCAATTGGTGCTGAAGACCAGTTTAATGGAATTATCGATTTAGTTGAGATGAAGGCCTATATGTATAATAACGATTTAGGTACTGAAATTGACATTGTTGATGTTCCAGAAGAATATTTAGAGGATGCAAAAATAGAACGTGAATCATTAGTAGAATCTGTTTGTGAAACAAATGAAGAATTAATGATGAAGTATCTAGAGGGTGAAGAGATTACAGTTGATGAACTAAAAGCTGGAATCCGAAAAGCTACATGTAATGTAGAATTTTACCCTGTACTATGCGGATCAGCATTTAAAAACAAAGGAGTTCAGATTTTATTAGATGCAGTTATTGATTACCTACCTGCACCAACTGATATTGCTTCCATTACTGGAACTTTAGAAGATGGAACAGAAGTAGCGCGTCATGCTGATGATAGTGAACCATTCTCAGCACTAGCATTTAAAGTTGCTACTGACCCATTTGTTGGTAAATTAACATTCTTCCGTGTGTATTCAGGAACAATCGAAGCAGGTTCATATATCTTAAACTCTACTAAAGATAAACGTGAACGACTTGGTCGTATCTTACAGATGCATGCAAACTCACGACAAGAAATAAGTCAAGTGTACGCAGGGGATATCGCTGCTGCAGTAGGACTTAAAAATACAACAACAGGAGATACACTGTGTGACCAAGATCATGTAGTTATCCTTGAGTCAATGGAATTCCCAGAACCAGTTATCTCTGTAGCCATTGAACCGAAGTCTAAGAAAGATCAAGACAAAATGGGTATTGCATTAGTTAAGTTAGCTGAAGAAGATCCAACTTTCCGTACTGAAACAGATCGTGAAACTGGAGAGACAATTATATCAGGTATGGGTGAACTGCACTTAGATATCATTGTTGACCGATTACGACGTGAATTCAAAGTAGAAGCTGATGTAGGTGCTCCTCAGGTATCATACCGTGAAACGTTCCGACAATCAGCAGAAGTTGAAGGTAAATTCGTACGTCAGTCTGGTGGACGTGGACAATATGGACACGTTTGGATTCGTTTTGAACCAAATGACCAAGGTGCTGGATTCGAATTTAAAAACGAAGTTGTTGGTGGAGTTGTACCTCGTGAATATATTCCATCAGTACAAAAAGGTCTAGAAGAATCATTAGACAATGGTGTCTTAGCAGGATATCCATTAGTTGATATAAAAGCTGCCGTATACGATGGATCATACCATGATGTAGATTCAAGTGAGATGGCATACAAAATAGCTGCCTCAATGGCACTTAAAAATGCAGCTAAGAAATGTAATCCAGTTATCCTTGAGCCATTAATGGCTGTCGAGGTTGTAGTTCCTGAAGAATATCTAGGGACTGTAATTGGAGATATCACGTCTCGTCGTGGACGTCCGGAAGGACAAGAAAGTAGAGGAAATGCATTAGTAGTTAAAGCATTTGTACCATTAAGTGAAATGTTCGGATATGCTACTGCATTACGTTCTAACACACAAGGTCGTGGAACATTTACAATGCAATTTGATCACTATGAGCAAGTACCTAAATCAATATCTGAAGAAATAATTAAGAAAAACGCTTAA
- the rplB gene encoding 50S ribosomal protein L2: protein MPIKKYKPTTNGRRNMTTLTNAEITTDTPEKSLLAPLNKKSGRNNQGKITVRHHGGGHKRKYRIIDFKRNKDGVPGRVATIEYDPNRSANIALINYADGEKRYILAPKGIKVGMEIYSGEQVDIKVGNAMPLKNIPVGTMIHNIEMKPGKGGQLVRSAGASAQIQGREERYVLVRLASGESRKILATCRATVGVVGNEYHELVNVGKAGRQRWKGIKPTVRGSVMNPNDHPHGGGEGRTPIGRKSPVSPWGKPTLGLKTRNKKKASNKYIVRRRNEKK, encoded by the coding sequence ATGCCAATTAAAAAGTATAAACCAACCACAAATGGTCGTCGTAATATGACTACATTAACAAATGCTGAAATTACTACTGACACACCTGAAAAGTCATTACTGGCACCATTAAACAAAAAATCTGGTCGAAATAACCAAGGTAAAATTACGGTTCGTCACCACGGTGGGGGACATAAACGTAAATATCGTATAATTGACTTCAAACGTAATAAAGATGGTGTACCTGGGCGTGTTGCTACGATCGAATACGATCCAAACCGTTCTGCTAACATCGCTTTAATAAACTATGCGGATGGAGAAAAACGATACATTCTAGCTCCTAAAGGGATAAAAGTAGGAATGGAAATCTACTCAGGAGAACAAGTGGATATTAAAGTAGGAAATGCTATGCCACTTAAAAACATCCCTGTTGGTACTATGATTCATAATATTGAAATGAAACCAGGAAAAGGTGGACAATTAGTACGTTCAGCTGGAGCATCTGCTCAAATTCAAGGACGTGAGGAACGCTATGTTCTTGTGCGTTTAGCATCTGGAGAAAGTCGTAAAATTCTTGCTACATGTAGAGCAACTGTTGGTGTAGTAGGAAATGAATATCATGAGCTAGTAAACGTAGGTAAAGCAGGACGTCAACGTTGGAAAGGTATCAAACCAACTGTACGTGGTTCTGTAATGAACCCTAACGATCACCCTCATGGTGGTGGAGAAGGACGTACTCCAATCGGACGTAAGTCACCAGTGAGTCCATGGGGTAAACCAACTCTTGGTCTTAAAACACGTAATAAGAAAAAAGCGTCTAATAAATATATTGTTCGTCGTCGTAATGAGAAAAAATAA
- the rplW gene encoding 50S ribosomal protein L23 has translation MRDSRDVIKRPIITEKSSDMMAENKYTFEVDRNANKLEVKYAVEERFDVEVEKVNIMNVKPKKRRVGRYQGYTPAVKKAIVKLKEGNSIEIFEV, from the coding sequence ATGAGAGACTCTAGAGATGTTATAAAGCGCCCAATAATCACAGAAAAGTCTTCTGATATGATGGCTGAAAACAAATATACGTTTGAGGTCGATCGTAATGCAAATAAATTAGAAGTTAAGTATGCTGTTGAAGAACGTTTTGATGTTGAAGTAGAAAAGGTAAACATTATGAATGTTAAACCTAAAAAACGTCGCGTTGGTCGCTATCAAGGATACACGCCTGCTGTAAAAAAGGCTATTGTTAAACTAAAAGAAGGTAACTCAATCGAGATATTCGAAGTATAA
- the rpsL gene encoding 30S ribosomal protein S12 encodes MPTINQLVRKGRTKKTKKTDSPHLNVGYNSLKKKRTKLFSPQKRGVCTRVGTMTPKKPNSALRKFARVRLTNGMEVTAYIPGIGHKLQEHSVVLIRGGRVKDLPGVRYHIVRGTLDTTGVEGRMQGRSKYGTKRPKK; translated from the coding sequence ATGCCTACGATTAATCAATTAGTACGTAAAGGTCGTACTAAGAAAACGAAAAAGACCGATTCACCACATTTAAATGTTGGTTATAACAGTTTAAAGAAAAAAAGAACTAAATTATTCTCACCACAAAAACGTGGAGTATGTACACGTGTTGGTACAATGACACCTAAGAAGCCAAACTCTGCATTACGTAAGTTTGCGCGTGTTCGTTTAACAAATGGTATGGAAGTTACTGCTTATATACCAGGGATCGGACATAAATTACAAGAACATAGTGTTGTATTAATTCGTGGTGGTCGTGTAAAAGACTTACCAGGAGTACGTTATCACATCGTTCGTGGTACATTAGATACAACTGGAGTAGAAGGACGTATGCAAGGACGTTCTAAGTACGGTACAAAACGACCAAAGAAATAA